Proteins found in one Neomonachus schauinslandi chromosome 1, ASM220157v2, whole genome shotgun sequence genomic segment:
- the USF3 gene encoding basic helix-loop-helix domain-containing protein USF3 has product MPEMTENETPTKKQHRKKNRETHNAVERHRKKKINAGINRIGELIPCSPALKQSKNMILDQAFKYITELKRQNDELLLNGGNNEQAEEIKKLRKQLEEIQKENGRYIELLKANDICLYDDPTIHWKGNLKNSKVSVVIPSDQVQKNIIVYSNGSQPGGQSPGTAVQGITFNVGHNLQKQTANVVPVQRACNLATPGSISGVYPAENKPWRQTTVSALAANQPVPLCLPATISAQNILALSTSESESSVLGATSGSLIAVPVGPEPRHHRSLHTCVNDKKSPENKNGQESPRSVKKTVPGTTSIPTTSSATAANVHHGSKSCPSIQDFRDDFQTTFVVSVTTTVCSQPPRSVGDSCPASISKGADLAGVTAVVAPSAPGGGKTTTPVSTLSATPLDSSWTLSCSLPSSSISASDLKNMNSLTRISSAGNTQTTWTTLQLAGNTIQPLSQTPSSAVTPVVNESGPSPTTTNHGRHVTTGINLSNSFPADGQAVEQVVVTLPSCPSLPMQPLIAQPQVKSQPPKNILPLNSAMQVIQMAQPVGSAVNAAPANQNVIILQPPSTTPCPTVMRAEVPNQTVGQQIVIIQAANQNPLPLLSAPPPGSVRLPVNGASALIGSNNSVQNVSTPQTFGGKHLVHILPRPSSLSTSSSTQTFSVTMSNQQQPQTISLNGQLFALQPVMSSPGTTNQTPMQIIQPTTSEDPNTNVALNTFGALASLNQSISQMAGQSCVQLSISQPANPPTAANSQTTPVNCVSLTTTVASPMTTDNSATLPNTYNLVTTPSVNTVACLPNVKSKRLNKKPGAKKHLAANKSACPLNPVRDVGKLDCPSTEAPAEPSCNDGLLESLPVVLPSVAVCQANSVSVSGSHSVDVLNSESVIPESVPRSKSAEETSSPSQESVASEHFVMAPAKSKDSAPILQRETSQDKPLTSLALSDAAKSCTSANVLIPSPSDPRTLVSQVSGLSSTASTASTDCVSEVEIIAEPCRVEQDSSATMQTTGLLKGQGLTALLSGLAKEKDPQKLSLPVQVDHPDFSSEHSKIVDSGVDLHPKQELLLMNSDDRDPGPHHSCVPDPEVIGGSLLVSRQADSPMSTSSGSSRSFSVASMLPETAREDVTSSTTTNTCDSCTFVEQTDIVALAARAIFDQDSLEKGRAGSQADMREVTSKPSDAPPLEGDQPFKAQLSKEGGTGQAEVTPSEFNSQDSIEATVDRPLGKPSCSVGIKTSNASLQVSTSQPPSITSLSVNNLIHQSGISHPLVSCAGMSQASEQTTVPATVNMTVASSSYTSQPPGVPLMTDYPQEQLNTITGTLPNPQIQEPLLKPSQESRKDSAKRAVQDDLLLSSAKRQKHCPPALRLEAMSLMSRTPDGISDQAQMMVSQLPPDSASSAVPLSNPAHGDGLTRLFPASNNFVAPALRLTEVQCTSQNSVAEQQPTQANQHLQALQQHVPAQGVAHLHSNHLYLKQQHQVGQLRERHHLYQLQHHVPHAESSVLSQPHNVHQQRTLQQEVQMQKKRSLVQGTQASQLSLQPKHHGTEQSRPKSGQPHPHHQQMQQQMQQHFGSSQPEKSCENPSTSRNHHNHPQNHLSQDMMHQQPDVGSRQQGSGVSSEHVSGHNPMQRLLTSRGIEQQMVSQPSIVTRPSDMTCTPHRPERNRVSSYSAEALIGKTSSNSEQRMGISIQGSRVSDQLEMRSYLDVPRNKSLAIHNMQGRVDHPVASDIRLSDCQTFKPSGASQQPPSNFEVQSSRNNEIGNPVSSLRSMQSQAFRISQNPGAPPVDRQKRLPYPPVQSIPTGNAIPPRDSENTCHQSFMQSLLAPHLGDQVLGSQRSLSEHQRNTQCGPSSAIEYNCPPTHESVHIRRESESQNRESCDMSLGVINTRNSTLNIPFSSSSSSGDIQGRNTSPNVSVQKSNPMRITDSHGTKGHMNPPATTNMHGVARPALPHPSVSHGNAEQGPPVRPTNSSVPQRSRHPLQDSSGSKIRQPERNRSGNQRHSNVFDPSLPHLPLSTSGSMILGRQQPPTDKRGSIVRFMPDSPQVPNDNSAPDQHTLSQNFGFPFIPEGGMNPPINANTSFIPQVTQPSATRTPALIPVDPQNTLPSFYPPYSPAHPTLSNDISIPYFSNQMFSNPSTEKVNSGSLNNRFGSILSPPRPVGFAQPSFPLLPDMPPMHMTNSHLSNFNMTSLFPEIATALPDGSAMSPLLTIANSSASDSSKQSSNRPAHNISHILGHDCSSAV; this is encoded by the exons TGGAGAGgcatagaaagaagaaaatcaatgcCGGAATAAACAGGATAGGAGAGCTGATCCCATGTTCCCCTGCCCTGAAGCAG AGCAAGAATATGATCCTGGACCAAGCCTTTAAATATATAACAGAATTGAAAAGGCAAAATGATGAACTCCTGCTTAATGGAGGAAACAATGAACAAG ctgaagaaattaaaaagctacGTAAACAACTGGaagaaattcaaaaagaaaatggccGATATATTGAGTTACTGAAAGCAAATGACATATGCCTATATGATGACCCCACAATCCACTggaaaggaaatcttaaaaaCTCAAAGGTCTCTGTTGTTATTCCCAGTGATCAGGTTCAGAAAAATATCATTGTTTATTCCAACGGGAGTCAGCCTGGTGGACAGAGCCCGGGAACAGCTGTTCAGGGGATAACCTTCAATGTTGGTCATAATCTACAAAAGCAAACTGCCAATGTGGTACCAGTACAGAGGGCTTGCAATCTGGCAACTcctgggtctatttctggagttTACCCTGCTGAAAACAAGCCGTGGCGTCAGACCACAGTTTCTGCCCTGGCTGCCAACCAACCTGTTCCTCTTTGTCTTCCTGCTACCATTTCTGCTCAGAACATTCTCGCGCTTTCCACCTCCGAAAGCGAATCGAGTGTGCTTGGTGCCACCAGCGGCTCACTGATCGCTGTTCCCGTTGGGCCCGAACCCCGCCACCATCGGTCCTTGCACACATGTGTAAATGATAAAAAATCTCCTGAAAATAAGAATGGGCAAGAGAGCCCCAGATCAGTGAAGAAGACAGTCCCCGGTACCACAAGCATCCCCACCACCTCCTCGGCGACTGCCGCGAACGTGCACCATGGAAGCAAGTCCTGCCCGAGCATACAGGATTTCAGAGATGATTTTCAAACCACCTTCGTCGTTTCAGTTACCACCACGGtctgctcccagcctcccaggTCTGTAGGTGATTCTTGTCCAGCGAGCATTAGCAAGGGTGCAGACTTGGCAGGTGTTACCGCAGTGGTGGCCCCCTCTGCCCCTGGAGGAGGGAAGACCACCACTCCCGTAAGCACTCTCTCTGCAACCCCTTTGGACAGTAGTTGGactctttcttgttctttgcCTTCTTCAAGTATTAGCGcttcagatttaaaaaacatgaatagCCTTACCCGGATTTCCTCCGCTGGAAACACACAGACCACGTGGACTACTTTGCAACTGGCGGGAAACACTATTCAGCCCTTAAGCCAGACACCTTCTTCTGCTGTGACTCCGGTAGTAAATGAGTCTGGTCCCAGCCCTACCACAACCAACCATGGTAGACACGTCACTACAGGCATCAACTTGAGTAATTCCTTCCCAGCAGATGGGCAGGCAGTTGAGCAAGTAGTTGTAACCTTGCCTTCTTGCCCATCTTTACCTATGCAGCCACTGATTGCCCAACCACAAGTTAAATCTCAGCCTCCAAAAAATATCCTTCCTTTGAATTCAGCAATGCAGGTTATTCAGATGGCTCAGCCCGTTGGGTCGGCTGTGAATGCAGCGCCAGCTAATCAAAATGTTATCATTCTTCAGCCCCCCAGCACTACCCCTTGCCCAACGGTGATGAGAGCAGAGGTTCCCAACCAAACAGTAGGTCAACAGATAGTGATCATACAGGCAGCTAATCAGAACCCCTTGCCACTCCTCTCGGCTCCACCTCCTGGTTCTGTTCGACTCCCGGTCAATGGAGCCAGTGCTCTAATAGGGTCTAATAATTCAGTGCAAAATGTTTCAACCCCACAGACTTTTGGAGGAAAGCATCTTGTCCATATATTACCGAGACCTTCATCTTTATCAACATCTAGTTCAACACAAACTTTTTCTGTTACCATGTCAAACCAACAACAGCCTCAAACCATTTCTTTAAATGGACAGCTCTTTGCTTTGCAGCCTGTGATGTCCTCACCAGGAACTACAAATCAAACCCCTATGCAAATTATCCAACCCACCACCAGCGAAGATCCAAATACCAATGTTGCCCTGAATACGTTTGGAGCTTTGGCCAGCCTCAATCAAAGCATATCACAGATGGCTGGGCAAAGCTGTGTACAGTTGTCTATTAGCCAGCCTGCCAATCCTCCAACTGCTGCAAATAGTCAGACCACCCCAGTTAACTGTGTTTCGTTAACAACAACTGTAGCATCTCCCATGACAACGGATAATTCAGCCACACTACCCAATACTTACAATCTAGTAACTACTCCCTCAGTGAACACCGTAGCTTGTTTACCTAACGTGAAGTCAAAAAGGTTGAATAAGAAGCCAGGTGCCAAGAAACACTTAGCAGCTAACAAGTCAGCATGCCCCCTGAATCCAGTCAGAGACGTGGGCAAGTTAGACTGCCCCAGCACTGAAGCCCCCGCAGAGCCATCATGTAATGATGGACTGCTGGAAAGCCTCCCTGTTGTGTTACCATCTGTTGCCGTGTGCCAGGCAAATAGCGTAAGTGTTTCTGGTTCACATTCTGTGGATGTTCTGAATTCTGAATCAGTGATACCTGAATCTGTACCCAGATCTAAGTCAGCAGAAGAGACTAGCTCACCCTCCCAGGAATCTGTAGCAAGTGAACATTTTGTCATGGCCCCAGCAAAATCCAAAGATTCTGCCCCCATTTTGCAACGAGAGACATCTCAGGATAAGCCACTAACTAGTTTGGCGTTGTCAGATGCTGCCAAATCCTGCACTTCGGCCAACGTGTTGATTCCATCTCCAAGTGATCCCCGCACTTTGGTTTCTCAGGTTTCTGGTCTGTCATCTACCGCTAGCACTGCAAGTACCGACTGTGTTTCCGAGGTAGAGATCATTGCTGAACCTTGCCGGGTGGAGCAGGATTCATCTGCTACGATGCAAACGACAGGTCTATTAAAGGGGCAAGGTTTGACTGCACTGCTCTCTGGTCTCGCTAAAGAGAAAGACCCTCAGAAATTGTCTCTTCCAGTCCAGGTGGACCATCCTGACTTTTCTTCGGAACATTCTAAAATAGTTGATTCAGGTGTCGATTTACATCCCAAACAGGAGCTGTTACTGATGAACAGTGACGATAGAGACCCGGGACCGCATCACTCCTGTGTCCCCGATCCGGAGGTTATCGGTGGTTCCTTGCTTGTCAGCAGGCAGGCCGACTCTCCCATGTCAACCAGCTCTGGGAGCAGTCGTAGTTTCTCGGTGGCATCCATGCTTCCTGAAACGGCTAGAGAGGATGTCACCAGCAGCACGACGACGAATACATGTGACAGCTGTACCTTTGTAGAGCAAACGGACATCGTCGCTCTTGCGGCAAGAGCTATTTTTGATCAGGACAGCCTGGAGAAGGGAAGAGCTGGCAGCCAGGCTGACATGAGGGAAGTTACTTCGAAGCCTTCCGATGCGCCACCTTTAGAGGGGGACCAGCCTTTCAAAGCACAGCTGTCTAAAGAGGGTGGCACAGGACAGGCAGAAGTGACACCAAGTGAATTTAATTCTCAGGATTCGATTGAAGCCACGGTGGATCGGCCCCTTGGGAAACCAAGTTGCTCTGTAGGAATTAAAACATCAAATGCCTCTTTACAGGTTTCCACCTCTCAGCCACCTAGCATCACCAGTTTGAGTGTGAATAATCTCATCCACCAGAGCGGCATCAGCCATCCTCTGGTCAGCTGTGCCGGGATGTCCCAAGCTTCAGAGCAAACGACTGTTCCTGCCACGGTTAACATGACGGTGGCATCTAGCTCCTACACCAGTCAGCCTCCTGGAGTGCCTCTGATGACCGACTATCCCCAGGAACAGCTGAATACCATTACTGGCACCCTCCCAAATCCACAGATCCAAGAGCCGCTCTTAAAGCCAAGTCAGGAAAGCCGCAAAGACTCTGCTAAGCGTGCTGTCCAAGATGACCTTCTGTTGTCTTCAGCTAAACGTCAAAAGCACTGTCCGCCAGCCCTGAGGCTTGAGGCTATGTCCCTGATGAGCCGAACTCCGGACGGCATTTCTGATCAGGCTCAGATGATGGTCAGTCAGCTCCCTCCCGACTCTGCGAGCTCTGCGGTGCCTCTCAGCAACCCAGCCCATGGAGATGGCCTTACGCGATTATTCCCAGCTAGTAACAATTTTGTGGCCCCCGCACTGAGGCTGACGGAAGTCCAGTGCACTTCTCAGAACTCGGTGGCCGAGCAGCAGCCAACGCAGGCCAATCAACATCTCCAGGCCCTGCAACAGCATGTCCCAGCCCAGGGGGTAGCCCACCTGCATAGTAACCACCTCTACTTAAAGCAGCAACACCAAGTGGGGCAGTTACGAGAGAGGCATCATTTATATCAGCTGCAGCATCACGTACCTCACGCCGAGAGCTCTGTCCTCTCTCAGCCCCATAATGTCCACCAGCAGAGGACTCTACAGCAGGAAGTTCAGATGCAGAAAAAGAGGAGTCTTGTGCAGGGCACTCAGGCCTCGCAGCTTTCCTTGCAACCAAAGCACCACGGAACTGAGCAGTCCCGCCCCAAGAGCGGGCAGCCACATCCCCACCATCAGCAGATGCAGCAGCAGATGCAGCAACACTTTGGAAGTTCCCAGCCGGAGAAGAGCTGTGAAAACCCTTCAACTAGCCGGAACCACCATAACCATCCCCAGAACCATCTCAGTCAAGATATGATGCACCAGCAGCCGGATGTTGGAAGCAGGCAGCAAGGTTCAGGGGTTTCTTCGGAACACGTATCTGGGCACAATCCGATGCAGAGGCTTTTGACATCGAGAGGCATAGAGCAGCAAATGGTGTCCCAGCCAAGTATTGTGACTAGACCTTCAGACATGACGTGTACTCCACACAGGCCGGAGAGAAATAGAGTTTCAAGTTACTCTGCTGAGGCCCTCATTGGAAAGACATCTTCTAATTCAGAGCAGAGAATGGGCATATCGATTCAGGGTTCCAGAGTTTCGGATCAGCTTGAAATGAGAAGCTATCTTGATGTTCCCAGGAATAAGAGTTTAGCCATTCACAATATGCAGGGTCGCGTGGACCATCCCGTTGCCTCGGATATCCGCCTTTCTGACTGTCAGACATTTAAACCAAGTGGAGCCAGTCAGCAGCCCCCGAGTAATTTCGAAGTACAATCGTCAAGAAATAACGAAATAGGAAACCCTGTATCATCACTGAGGAGCATGCAGTCGCAGGCTTTTCGAATTAGTCAAAACCCCGGTGCACCACCAGTCGACCGCCAAAAGAGATTACCTTATCCACCAGTTCAGAGTATCCCAACAGGAAATGCCATCCCACCGAGGGACAGTGAAAATACATGCCACCAGAGTTTCATGCAGAGCTTACTTGCCCCTCACCTTGGTGATCAGGTCCTTGGAAGCCAGAGATCACTCTCAGAACATCAGAGGAACACACAGTGTGGTCCGTCCTCTGCAATTGAATATAATTGTCCCCCAACTCATGAAAGTGTCCATATtagaagagagagtgagagtcaGAACAGGGAAAGCTGTGACATGTCCCTGGGTGTAATTAACACCAGGAACAGCACCTTGAATATTCCTTTCTCAAGTTCTTCTTCTTCAGGAGATATTCAAGGTCGAAACACAAGTCCCAATGTTTCTGTACAGAAGTCCAATCCCATGAGGATAACTGACAGTCATGGGACCAAGGGCCACATGAACCCTCCAGCCACAACCAACATGCATGGTGTTGCAAGGCCAGCTCTGCCCCATCCGTCCGTGTCTCACGGAAATGCTGAGCAAGGGCCTCCTGTACGTCCCACTAATTCTTCAGTTCCCCAGCGATCGAGGCATCCCTTGCAAGACAGCAGTGGTTCCAAAATTCGTCAGCCTGAGAGGAATCGTTCTGGAAACCAAAGACACAGTAATGTCTTTGACCCAAGTCTTCCCCATCTTCCTCTGTCTACTAGTGGTAGTATGATTCTTGGACGCCAGCAGCCTCCTACAGACAAGAGAGGAAGTATTGTTCGTTTCATGCCCGATAGCCCACAGGTACCTAACGATAATTCAGCGCCTGACCAGCATACACTATCACAAAATTTCGGTTTTCCTTTTATTCCCGAGGGTGGCATGAATCCACCGATAAATGCTAATACTTCTTTCATTCCACAGGTTACTCAGCCTAGTGCCACTCGAACGCCAGCCCTCATCCCTGTAGACCCCCAAAATACTCTACCCTCCTTCTATCCCCCGTACTCTCCTGCTCATCCTACACTGTCCAATGATATTTCCATCCCCTATTTTTCCAATCAGATGTTCTCAAATCCTAGCACTGAGAAAGTAAACAGTGGAAGCCTAAATAACCGATTTGGATCAATTCTGTCTCCTCCCAGACCTGTCGGTTTTGCTCAACCAAGTTTTCCTCTGCTCCCTGATATGCCGCCAATGCACATGACCAACTCTCATTTGTCCAACTTTAACATGACATCTTTGTTTCCAGAAATAGCTACAGCTCTTCCTGATGGCTCGGCAATGTCACCTTTGCTTACGATAGCAAACTCCTCTGCCTCCGACTCTTCCAAGCAGTCCTCAAACAGACCTGCCCACAACATAAGCCATATTTTAGGTCATGACTGCAGTTCAGCTGTTTAA